The Oncorhynchus tshawytscha isolate Ot180627B linkage group LG30, Otsh_v2.0, whole genome shotgun sequence genome includes a region encoding these proteins:
- the LOC112250222 gene encoding transcriptional regulator ATRX-like isoform X1 produces MSAEMLSIPLGTSKLNVLVTKLHGFLAHAPEEDDNTLVTESPEGIMTKDCVEPHSTDRTSLETSTDALKQSRCGSRRKPSVVIKHSGLDESGASNESDDDCLIVNSNGYPDVTRLAKGTALVRPEPVEKVRDDFRGTEFHCGKSGHLRRVFPRRRGGGEHLEIVSCTACGQQVNHFQRDSFNQHPVLKVLICKSCFKYYSSDDISKDCDGMDEQCRWCAEGGNLICCDFCPNAFCKKCILRNLGRKELSGILDEESKWYCYVCSPAPLLDLVVACDNVLDNLGSLWQDHRKRGRGDGKSGHCDSHPRHSQNIPTGHWNHSGMDGHVVFNYNTLQIPDEMAKKAKNLVDSTNTVNTTFVKFIQGGMDFKRQYLKTFQSVLKGLRKSHTALEEALWEEFKELGLPKDGGNPTFGTDAPQQAQEGCVEMDIVDKNCLHYLKKIASEHLEENDSDSKGFTDDERPSSSSEMKGVLGTEIIPRRGRGRPRKNSKPGEDPSNMTKQLVVQLTPVPVEKQPPSGPPELEAEGKKEFEEEIKEKVDERKGDCESIELATEGEYESAEEGNESLVLELEDEPENRRSPRVKTTPLRRPGEGKTKSTPSGADSEGDSDPDTSPNVEVPQGADEGGLGRGIEDSDSDEVPAVLQRAAMARSSDEAGSDDGDHRSVTKKCLFGLKKNTALSPERVVRKRKVQDRSSDSDSSSDNPDLQKEIKTMSRPRGRPRKVKREDEPTPSKNSPQHRPPGRPRKVKKENESAFSKEGNTQVTKPKSTPRSQQKTKQSPSSSSQEEGDQDSESSDDSGDQKIKPITEEVALLGSAAFHQSSGDEEQTRSGPSWEAEDDDDPENRIAKKMLLAQIKANYSSGEDFSSDEESSQDDESDREEKAQEEGKDQSSDENGETSSLTSDSESSKTRHRHCLLRHKLSLDDGNPSDQKTAEENGNEQKVKKSRRTEGETLESQSSDDSQSEQEESGMSEELSQSENEGNEQKPKSSSTSRVERESVRSYLQKKQQPSYIVLSDSSVDKSEDDEKDGDNKGTPKGRKKIRRIIIDEHLRSETQRALKEEEDRCRRLAGREQREDFREVIVIDDEVSQVACPITTKLVLDQDEGTREPLIQVHRNLVTRLKPHQVDGVQFIWDCCCESVKKANSTPGSGCLLAHCMGLGKTLQVVTFLHTMLQSRCLNFRTALVVCPLNTILNWVNEFDKWQVNMGADKVKVTELATLKRPQERYIALQKWQKDGGVMIMGYEMYRNLTLGLKVTHRQFKKTFNSTLVDPGPDFVICDEGHILKNEASNISKAMSAIKTKRRVVLTGTPLQNNLNEYHCMVNFIKENLLGSIKEFRNRFINPIQNGQCADSTPRDVRIMKNRAHVLHAMLAGCVQRRDYSALTKFLPPKHEYVMAVRVTPLQYRLYRYYLDNFTGAGSVVEGARGKTGTSLFKDFQILSRIWTHPWCLQLNFISKENKGHFDGKHQGKAESKEKENKGKLRNADEKSNDVEVIMVWNSSSKGVNVEGDQRAGPLVPVVDAVRASTSFRPDSPAADWYKSMLSDSDATILGHSGKMVLLFEILRMAEELDDKLLVFSQSLISLDMIEDFLDLANKAKDNGQSSLYKGDGSWIRNIDYYRIDGSTSATSRKKWAEEFNNATNERGRLFLISTRAGSLGINLVAANRVIIFDASWNPSYDIQSIFRVYRFGQLKAVFVYRFLAQGTMEEKIYDRQVAKQSLSFRVVDQQQIQRHFTLFELTELYMFEPDLLDDPNSEKKSKRITPLLPKDIVLAELLQICKEQIVRYHEHESLLDHKEEEELSEADRKAAWAEYEAEGAFFLNKAALSSTNVPSPSTSRMANSLSSLYKKTNEQLKNMINASRDKVSEAIKSLHSLKNLSMDDYVLRLWHDNPSLDEKQVKVLAQTWKTSNDKERERRQALYHDLLSKQQSLTMCIQTILTSRKTEVTQTATVTNQTPALTDSVKKPML; encoded by the exons GAGGTGAACACTTGGAGATTGTTAGCTGTACAGCCTGTGGCCAGCAAGTTAACCACTTCCAGAGGGACTCCTTCAATCAGCATCCGGTACTCAAAGTACTTATTTGCAAG TCTTGTTTCAAGTATTACTCAAGTGATGACATCAGCAAGGATTGTGATGGCATGGATGAACAGTGCAG ATGGTGTGCAGAGGGGGGAAACCTGATCTGCTGCGACTTTTGCCCCAACGCCTTCTGTAAGAAATGCATTTTGCGTAATCTGGGGCGAAAGGAGCTGTCTGGCATCCTAGATGAGGAGAGTAAGTGGTACTGCTACGTATGCAGCCCAGCGCCTCTTCTAGACCTGGTCGTCGCCTGTGACAACGTTCTTGACAACCTGGGGAGTTTGTGGCAAGACCACCGCAAGAGGGGCAGAGGTGATGGCAAATCTGGACATTGTGACTCCCATCCCAGGCATTCTCAAAACATTCCCACGGGTCATTGGAACCATAGTGGCATGGATGGTCATGTGGTGTTCAACTACAACACCCTTCAAATTCCAGATGAGATGGCCAAAAAGGCAAAAAACCTTGTGGACTCTACAAACACTGTAAACACAACTTTCGTGAAATTCATTCAAGGTGGAATGGATTTTAAGCGACAATACTTGAAGACTTTCCAGTCAGTACTAAAGGGTCTAAGGAAGTCCCACACAGCTCTGGAGGAAGCCCTTTGGGAGGAGTTCAAAGAGCTTGGTCTGCCAAAAGATGGGGGAAACCCCACTTTTGGTACTGATGCACCTCAACAAGCACAAGAGGGTTGTGTGGAAATGGACATTGTTGATAAAAATTGCCTGCATTACTTAAAGAAAATTGCATCTGAACATTTGGAAGAGAATGATTCAGACTCGAAGGGCTTTACGGATGATGAAAGGCCTTCGTCCTCAAGTGAAATGAAAGGTGTCCTTGGCACAGAGATAATACCCCGTCGAGGTAGAGGCAGGCCACGGAAAAACTCCAAACCCGGAGAAGATCCTTCCAACATGACAAAACAACTGGTGGTGCAACTTACACCTGTCCCTGTTGAAAAACAGCCACCCTCTGGCCCCCCGGAGTTGGAGGCGGAGGGAAAAAAGGAGTTTGAGGAAGAAATAAAAGAAAAAGTGGATGAACGTAAGGGGGACTGTGAATCTATTGAACTTGCAACAGAAGGGGAGTATGAATCTGCTGAGGAGGGAAACGAATCTCTGGTGCTGGAACTGGAAGATGAACCAGAGAATAGACGCTCACCTCGGGTAAAGACCACACCCTTACGCAGGCCAGGTGAGGGCAAGACCAAGTCTACCCCCTCAGGCGCTGACAGTGAGGGTGACTCTGACCCTGATACCAGCCCCAATGTTGAAGTGCCTCAAGGAGCTGATGAGGGAGGGCTTGGGAGAGGAATTGAAGACTCAGACTCCGATGAGGTCCCTGCTGTCCTTCAGCGGGCAGCCATGGCTCGCAGTTCAGACGAAGCCGGGAGTGACGATGGAGACCATCGGAGCGTGACCAAGAAATGCCTCTTCGGCCTGAAGAAGAACACTGCCCTCTCTCCAGAAAGAGTGGTCCGTAAACGCAAGGTGCAAGACCGCTCCTCTGACTCCGACTCCTCCAGTGACAATCCAGACCTGCAGAAGGAGATCAAGACTATGAGCAGGCCCAGGGGGAGGCCTCGGAAGGTTAAGAGAGAGGATGAACCTACCCCCAGCAAGAATAGTCCACAACATAGGCCCCCGGGCAGACCTCGGAAGGTCAAGAAAGAGAATGAATCTGCATTCAGCAAGGAGGGTAATACCCAGGTAACCAAGCCTAAAAGCACACCTCGGTCCCAGCAGAAAACAAAGCAGTCGCCATCCTCTTCCAGTCAAGAAGAGGGAGACCAGGATTCTGAGTCTAGCGACGACAGTGGTGACCAGAAGATTAAGCCTATCACTGAGGAGGTGGCATTACTGGGGTCAGCAGCTTTCCACCAGTCATCTG GCGATGAAGAGCAGACCCGGTCTGGGCCTTCTTGGGAAGCAGAAGATGATGACGATCCAGAAAATAG AATCGCTAAGAAAATGCTCTTGGCCCAAATCAAAGCCAACTACTCATCGGGGGAGGATTTCTCTTCAGACGAGGAGTCATCACAGGATGATGAATCTGACAGGGAAGAGAAGGCGCAGGAAGAGGGGAAAGATCAAAGCTCAGATGAGAATG GGGAGACCTCCAGTTTGACCTCTGACTCTGAGTCCAGTAAAACTCGTCACAGACACTGTCTGCTACGCCACAAGCTCAGCCTTGACGATGGAAATCCAAGTGATCAGAAAACGGCTGAAGAAAATGGGAACGAGCAGAAAGTCAAGAAGTCTAGAAGAACCGAAG GTGAGACATTGGAGAGCCAGAGTAGTGATGATAGCCAATCAGAGCAGGAAGAGTCTGGTATGAGTGAAGAGCTGAGCCAATCTGAGAACGAGGGCAATGAACAGAAGCCCAAAAG CTCATCTACCTCTAGAGTCGAGAGGGAATCAGTCCGTAGTTATCTACAGAAGAAGCAGCAACCCTCATATATTGTGCTGTCTGACTCCAGCGTCGATAAG AGTGAAGATGACGAGAAGGACGGAGACAACAAAGGTACACCTAAGGGCCGCAAGAAGATCCGCAGAATCATCATAGATGAGCACCTCCGCTCAGAGACCCAGAGAGccctgaaggaggaggaggatagatgcAGACGCCTGgcaggcagagagcagagggaggactTCAGAGAG GTGATTGTTATTGACGATGAGGTGTCTCAAGTGGCCTGTCCAATCACCACTAAGCTGGTCTTGGATCAGGATGAGGGGACCAGGGAGCCACTCATTCAGGTGCACAGGAACTTGGTGACCAGGCTCAAGCCTCACCAGGTGGATG GTGTGCAGTTTATCTGGGACTGTTGTTGTGAGTCAGTGAAGAAGGCCAATTCAACCCCTGGATCAGGTTGCTTACTGGCCCACTGCATGGGCCTAGGGAAGACACTGCAG GTGGTGACATTCCTCCACACAATGCTGCAGTCAAGGTGCCTGAACTTCAGGACTGCCTTGGTGGTGTGTCCACTCAACACTATCCTTAACTGGGTCAACGAGTTTGACAAGTGGCAAGTTAACATGGGAGCTGACAAAGTCAAG GTGACAGAGTTGGCAACACTGAAGCGACCTCAGGAGCGTTATATTGCCCTGCAGAAATGGCAGAAGGATGGTGGTGTTATGATCATGGGCTATGAGATGTACCGCAACCTCACACTAGGCCTCAAAGTCACCCACAGACAATTCAAAAAGACCTTTAACAGCACACTGGTCGATCCAG GTCCAGACTTTGTGATCTGCGATGAGGGGCACATCCTTAAGAACGAGGCGTCCAACATCTCCAAAGCTATGAGTGCCATTAAGACCAAACGGAGAGTGGTGCTGACAGGCACCCCTCTGCAGAACAACCTCAATGAGT ACCACTGCATGGTGAACTTCATCAAGGAGAACCTTCTAGGCTCAATCAAGGAGTTCCGGAATCGGTTTATCAACCCCATTCAGAATGGCCAGTGTGCAGACTCCACCCCCAGAGATGTCCGCATCATGAAGAATCGCGCCCATGTCCTTCATGCAATGTTGGCAGGATGTGTACAG AGGAGAGACTACTCAGCCTTGACCAAGTTCCTGCCCCCTAAACATGAGTATGTTATGGCAGTGAGGGTGACCCCCCTCCAGTACAGACTGTATCGCTACTACCTGGACAACTTCACTG GAGCAGGATCTGTAGTTGAGGGAGCCAGGGGCAAGACTGGAACCAGCCTCTTTAAGGACTTCCAGATACTCAGCCGAATCTGGACGCATCCCTGGTGTCTGCAGCTCAACTTTATCAGTAAAGAAAATAAG GGCCATTTTGATGGAAAGCACCAGGGGAAAGCTGAGAG TAAAGAGAAGGAGAACAAGGGGAAATTGCGTAATGCTGATGAAAAAAGCAATGATGTGGAAGTGATCATGGTGTGGAACAGTTCATCAAAGGGTGTCAATGTGGAAGGAGACCAGCGTGCAGGGCCACTGGTTCCAGTGGTAGATG CGGTCAGAGCATCCACCAGTTTCAGGCCTGACAGTCCGGCTGCAGACTGGTACAAGTCAATGCTGAGTGATTCTGACGCCACCATCCTGGGACACTCAGGGAAGATGGTGCTGCTGTTTGAGATTCTCCGAATGGCAGAGGAACTGGACGACAAACT GTTGGTGTTTAGTCAATCCTTGATCTCATTAGACATGATTGAAGATTTCTTGGACCTCGCTAACAAAGCCAAAGACAACGGACAATCATCCCTATACAAAG GTGATGGCAGCTGGATCAGAAACATTGACTATTACCGTATTGATGGGTCCACTAGTGCCACATCCAGGAAGAAATGGGCTGAAGAGTTCAATAATGCCACCAATGAGCG AGGTCGTCTGTTTCTCATCTCAACAAGAGCTGGGTCCCTTGGGATCAACCTGGTAGCAGCTAACAGGGTCATAATTTTTGACGCTTCGTGGAACCCCTCCTACGACATCCAGAGCATCTTCAGGGTGTACCGTTTTGGCCAGCTGAAGGCTGTGTTTGTCTACCGCTTCTTGGCACAG GGCACCATGGAGGAGAAGATCTATGACCGGCAGGTGGCCAAGCAATCTCTATCGTTCCGGGTGGTGGACCAGCAGCAGATACAGAGACACTTCACTCTGTTTGAACTGACAGAGCTTTACATGTTTGAGCCAGACCTGCTGGATGACCCCAACTCTGAGAAGAAGAGCAAGCGGATCACACCCCTGCTGCCCAAG gacatcgTCCTGGCAGAGCTGCTGCAGATCTGTAAGGAGCAGATTGTCCGGTACCATGAACACGAGTCCCTGCTGGAccacaaagaggaggaggagctcaGTGAGGCCGACCGCAAAGCTGCCTGGGCTGAGTACGAGGCAGAG GGTGCATTCTTCTTGAATAAGGCAGCACTCAGCAGCACCAACGTTCCCAGCCCTTCCACCTCTCGTATGGCCAACAGTCTGTCATCCCTGTACAAGAAGACTAATGAGCAGCTGAAG AACATGATTAACGCCAGCCGTGACAAGGTCAGCGAGGCCATCAAGTCCCTGCATTCCTTAAAAAACCTCTCCATGGATGACTATGTGTTGCGCTTG TGGCACGATAACCCAAGTCTAGATGAGAAGCAGGTGAAAGTCCTGGCCCAGACCTGGAAAACCAGCAATGACAAGGAGCGGGAGCGAAGACAAGCCTTATATCATGACCTTCTCTCAAAACAACAATCA CTTACAATGTGCATCCAGACCATTTTGACCAGTAGAAAAACTGAAGTGACACAGACTGCCACTGTCACCAATCAGACACCAGCCTTG
- the LOC112250222 gene encoding transcriptional regulator ATRX-like isoform X2, which produces MDEQCRWCAEGGNLICCDFCPNAFCKKCILRNLGRKELSGILDEESKWYCYVCSPAPLLDLVVACDNVLDNLGSLWQDHRKRGRGDGKSGHCDSHPRHSQNIPTGHWNHSGMDGHVVFNYNTLQIPDEMAKKAKNLVDSTNTVNTTFVKFIQGGMDFKRQYLKTFQSVLKGLRKSHTALEEALWEEFKELGLPKDGGNPTFGTDAPQQAQEGCVEMDIVDKNCLHYLKKIASEHLEENDSDSKGFTDDERPSSSSEMKGVLGTEIIPRRGRGRPRKNSKPGEDPSNMTKQLVVQLTPVPVEKQPPSGPPELEAEGKKEFEEEIKEKVDERKGDCESIELATEGEYESAEEGNESLVLELEDEPENRRSPRVKTTPLRRPGEGKTKSTPSGADSEGDSDPDTSPNVEVPQGADEGGLGRGIEDSDSDEVPAVLQRAAMARSSDEAGSDDGDHRSVTKKCLFGLKKNTALSPERVVRKRKVQDRSSDSDSSSDNPDLQKEIKTMSRPRGRPRKVKREDEPTPSKNSPQHRPPGRPRKVKKENESAFSKEGNTQVTKPKSTPRSQQKTKQSPSSSSQEEGDQDSESSDDSGDQKIKPITEEVALLGSAAFHQSSGDEEQTRSGPSWEAEDDDDPENRIAKKMLLAQIKANYSSGEDFSSDEESSQDDESDREEKAQEEGKDQSSDENGETSSLTSDSESSKTRHRHCLLRHKLSLDDGNPSDQKTAEENGNEQKVKKSRRTEGETLESQSSDDSQSEQEESGMSEELSQSENEGNEQKPKSSSTSRVERESVRSYLQKKQQPSYIVLSDSSVDKSEDDEKDGDNKGTPKGRKKIRRIIIDEHLRSETQRALKEEEDRCRRLAGREQREDFREVIVIDDEVSQVACPITTKLVLDQDEGTREPLIQVHRNLVTRLKPHQVDGVQFIWDCCCESVKKANSTPGSGCLLAHCMGLGKTLQVVTFLHTMLQSRCLNFRTALVVCPLNTILNWVNEFDKWQVNMGADKVKVTELATLKRPQERYIALQKWQKDGGVMIMGYEMYRNLTLGLKVTHRQFKKTFNSTLVDPGPDFVICDEGHILKNEASNISKAMSAIKTKRRVVLTGTPLQNNLNEYHCMVNFIKENLLGSIKEFRNRFINPIQNGQCADSTPRDVRIMKNRAHVLHAMLAGCVQRRDYSALTKFLPPKHEYVMAVRVTPLQYRLYRYYLDNFTGAGSVVEGARGKTGTSLFKDFQILSRIWTHPWCLQLNFISKENKGHFDGKHQGKAESKEKENKGKLRNADEKSNDVEVIMVWNSSSKGVNVEGDQRAGPLVPVVDAVRASTSFRPDSPAADWYKSMLSDSDATILGHSGKMVLLFEILRMAEELDDKLLVFSQSLISLDMIEDFLDLANKAKDNGQSSLYKGDGSWIRNIDYYRIDGSTSATSRKKWAEEFNNATNERGRLFLISTRAGSLGINLVAANRVIIFDASWNPSYDIQSIFRVYRFGQLKAVFVYRFLAQGTMEEKIYDRQVAKQSLSFRVVDQQQIQRHFTLFELTELYMFEPDLLDDPNSEKKSKRITPLLPKDIVLAELLQICKEQIVRYHEHESLLDHKEEEELSEADRKAAWAEYEAEGAFFLNKAALSSTNVPSPSTSRMANSLSSLYKKTNEQLKNMINASRDKVSEAIKSLHSLKNLSMDDYVLRLWHDNPSLDEKQVKVLAQTWKTSNDKERERRQALYHDLLSKQQSLTMCIQTILTSRKTEVTQTATVTNQTPALTDSVKKPML; this is translated from the exons ATGGATGAACAGTGCAG ATGGTGTGCAGAGGGGGGAAACCTGATCTGCTGCGACTTTTGCCCCAACGCCTTCTGTAAGAAATGCATTTTGCGTAATCTGGGGCGAAAGGAGCTGTCTGGCATCCTAGATGAGGAGAGTAAGTGGTACTGCTACGTATGCAGCCCAGCGCCTCTTCTAGACCTGGTCGTCGCCTGTGACAACGTTCTTGACAACCTGGGGAGTTTGTGGCAAGACCACCGCAAGAGGGGCAGAGGTGATGGCAAATCTGGACATTGTGACTCCCATCCCAGGCATTCTCAAAACATTCCCACGGGTCATTGGAACCATAGTGGCATGGATGGTCATGTGGTGTTCAACTACAACACCCTTCAAATTCCAGATGAGATGGCCAAAAAGGCAAAAAACCTTGTGGACTCTACAAACACTGTAAACACAACTTTCGTGAAATTCATTCAAGGTGGAATGGATTTTAAGCGACAATACTTGAAGACTTTCCAGTCAGTACTAAAGGGTCTAAGGAAGTCCCACACAGCTCTGGAGGAAGCCCTTTGGGAGGAGTTCAAAGAGCTTGGTCTGCCAAAAGATGGGGGAAACCCCACTTTTGGTACTGATGCACCTCAACAAGCACAAGAGGGTTGTGTGGAAATGGACATTGTTGATAAAAATTGCCTGCATTACTTAAAGAAAATTGCATCTGAACATTTGGAAGAGAATGATTCAGACTCGAAGGGCTTTACGGATGATGAAAGGCCTTCGTCCTCAAGTGAAATGAAAGGTGTCCTTGGCACAGAGATAATACCCCGTCGAGGTAGAGGCAGGCCACGGAAAAACTCCAAACCCGGAGAAGATCCTTCCAACATGACAAAACAACTGGTGGTGCAACTTACACCTGTCCCTGTTGAAAAACAGCCACCCTCTGGCCCCCCGGAGTTGGAGGCGGAGGGAAAAAAGGAGTTTGAGGAAGAAATAAAAGAAAAAGTGGATGAACGTAAGGGGGACTGTGAATCTATTGAACTTGCAACAGAAGGGGAGTATGAATCTGCTGAGGAGGGAAACGAATCTCTGGTGCTGGAACTGGAAGATGAACCAGAGAATAGACGCTCACCTCGGGTAAAGACCACACCCTTACGCAGGCCAGGTGAGGGCAAGACCAAGTCTACCCCCTCAGGCGCTGACAGTGAGGGTGACTCTGACCCTGATACCAGCCCCAATGTTGAAGTGCCTCAAGGAGCTGATGAGGGAGGGCTTGGGAGAGGAATTGAAGACTCAGACTCCGATGAGGTCCCTGCTGTCCTTCAGCGGGCAGCCATGGCTCGCAGTTCAGACGAAGCCGGGAGTGACGATGGAGACCATCGGAGCGTGACCAAGAAATGCCTCTTCGGCCTGAAGAAGAACACTGCCCTCTCTCCAGAAAGAGTGGTCCGTAAACGCAAGGTGCAAGACCGCTCCTCTGACTCCGACTCCTCCAGTGACAATCCAGACCTGCAGAAGGAGATCAAGACTATGAGCAGGCCCAGGGGGAGGCCTCGGAAGGTTAAGAGAGAGGATGAACCTACCCCCAGCAAGAATAGTCCACAACATAGGCCCCCGGGCAGACCTCGGAAGGTCAAGAAAGAGAATGAATCTGCATTCAGCAAGGAGGGTAATACCCAGGTAACCAAGCCTAAAAGCACACCTCGGTCCCAGCAGAAAACAAAGCAGTCGCCATCCTCTTCCAGTCAAGAAGAGGGAGACCAGGATTCTGAGTCTAGCGACGACAGTGGTGACCAGAAGATTAAGCCTATCACTGAGGAGGTGGCATTACTGGGGTCAGCAGCTTTCCACCAGTCATCTG GCGATGAAGAGCAGACCCGGTCTGGGCCTTCTTGGGAAGCAGAAGATGATGACGATCCAGAAAATAG AATCGCTAAGAAAATGCTCTTGGCCCAAATCAAAGCCAACTACTCATCGGGGGAGGATTTCTCTTCAGACGAGGAGTCATCACAGGATGATGAATCTGACAGGGAAGAGAAGGCGCAGGAAGAGGGGAAAGATCAAAGCTCAGATGAGAATG GGGAGACCTCCAGTTTGACCTCTGACTCTGAGTCCAGTAAAACTCGTCACAGACACTGTCTGCTACGCCACAAGCTCAGCCTTGACGATGGAAATCCAAGTGATCAGAAAACGGCTGAAGAAAATGGGAACGAGCAGAAAGTCAAGAAGTCTAGAAGAACCGAAG GTGAGACATTGGAGAGCCAGAGTAGTGATGATAGCCAATCAGAGCAGGAAGAGTCTGGTATGAGTGAAGAGCTGAGCCAATCTGAGAACGAGGGCAATGAACAGAAGCCCAAAAG CTCATCTACCTCTAGAGTCGAGAGGGAATCAGTCCGTAGTTATCTACAGAAGAAGCAGCAACCCTCATATATTGTGCTGTCTGACTCCAGCGTCGATAAG AGTGAAGATGACGAGAAGGACGGAGACAACAAAGGTACACCTAAGGGCCGCAAGAAGATCCGCAGAATCATCATAGATGAGCACCTCCGCTCAGAGACCCAGAGAGccctgaaggaggaggaggatagatgcAGACGCCTGgcaggcagagagcagagggaggactTCAGAGAG GTGATTGTTATTGACGATGAGGTGTCTCAAGTGGCCTGTCCAATCACCACTAAGCTGGTCTTGGATCAGGATGAGGGGACCAGGGAGCCACTCATTCAGGTGCACAGGAACTTGGTGACCAGGCTCAAGCCTCACCAGGTGGATG GTGTGCAGTTTATCTGGGACTGTTGTTGTGAGTCAGTGAAGAAGGCCAATTCAACCCCTGGATCAGGTTGCTTACTGGCCCACTGCATGGGCCTAGGGAAGACACTGCAG GTGGTGACATTCCTCCACACAATGCTGCAGTCAAGGTGCCTGAACTTCAGGACTGCCTTGGTGGTGTGTCCACTCAACACTATCCTTAACTGGGTCAACGAGTTTGACAAGTGGCAAGTTAACATGGGAGCTGACAAAGTCAAG GTGACAGAGTTGGCAACACTGAAGCGACCTCAGGAGCGTTATATTGCCCTGCAGAAATGGCAGAAGGATGGTGGTGTTATGATCATGGGCTATGAGATGTACCGCAACCTCACACTAGGCCTCAAAGTCACCCACAGACAATTCAAAAAGACCTTTAACAGCACACTGGTCGATCCAG GTCCAGACTTTGTGATCTGCGATGAGGGGCACATCCTTAAGAACGAGGCGTCCAACATCTCCAAAGCTATGAGTGCCATTAAGACCAAACGGAGAGTGGTGCTGACAGGCACCCCTCTGCAGAACAACCTCAATGAGT ACCACTGCATGGTGAACTTCATCAAGGAGAACCTTCTAGGCTCAATCAAGGAGTTCCGGAATCGGTTTATCAACCCCATTCAGAATGGCCAGTGTGCAGACTCCACCCCCAGAGATGTCCGCATCATGAAGAATCGCGCCCATGTCCTTCATGCAATGTTGGCAGGATGTGTACAG AGGAGAGACTACTCAGCCTTGACCAAGTTCCTGCCCCCTAAACATGAGTATGTTATGGCAGTGAGGGTGACCCCCCTCCAGTACAGACTGTATCGCTACTACCTGGACAACTTCACTG GAGCAGGATCTGTAGTTGAGGGAGCCAGGGGCAAGACTGGAACCAGCCTCTTTAAGGACTTCCAGATACTCAGCCGAATCTGGACGCATCCCTGGTGTCTGCAGCTCAACTTTATCAGTAAAGAAAATAAG GGCCATTTTGATGGAAAGCACCAGGGGAAAGCTGAGAG TAAAGAGAAGGAGAACAAGGGGAAATTGCGTAATGCTGATGAAAAAAGCAATGATGTGGAAGTGATCATGGTGTGGAACAGTTCATCAAAGGGTGTCAATGTGGAAGGAGACCAGCGTGCAGGGCCACTGGTTCCAGTGGTAGATG CGGTCAGAGCATCCACCAGTTTCAGGCCTGACAGTCCGGCTGCAGACTGGTACAAGTCAATGCTGAGTGATTCTGACGCCACCATCCTGGGACACTCAGGGAAGATGGTGCTGCTGTTTGAGATTCTCCGAATGGCAGAGGAACTGGACGACAAACT GTTGGTGTTTAGTCAATCCTTGATCTCATTAGACATGATTGAAGATTTCTTGGACCTCGCTAACAAAGCCAAAGACAACGGACAATCATCCCTATACAAAG GTGATGGCAGCTGGATCAGAAACATTGACTATTACCGTATTGATGGGTCCACTAGTGCCACATCCAGGAAGAAATGGGCTGAAGAGTTCAATAATGCCACCAATGAGCG AGGTCGTCTGTTTCTCATCTCAACAAGAGCTGGGTCCCTTGGGATCAACCTGGTAGCAGCTAACAGGGTCATAATTTTTGACGCTTCGTGGAACCCCTCCTACGACATCCAGAGCATCTTCAGGGTGTACCGTTTTGGCCAGCTGAAGGCTGTGTTTGTCTACCGCTTCTTGGCACAG GGCACCATGGAGGAGAAGATCTATGACCGGCAGGTGGCCAAGCAATCTCTATCGTTCCGGGTGGTGGACCAGCAGCAGATACAGAGACACTTCACTCTGTTTGAACTGACAGAGCTTTACATGTTTGAGCCAGACCTGCTGGATGACCCCAACTCTGAGAAGAAGAGCAAGCGGATCACACCCCTGCTGCCCAAG gacatcgTCCTGGCAGAGCTGCTGCAGATCTGTAAGGAGCAGATTGTCCGGTACCATGAACACGAGTCCCTGCTGGAccacaaagaggaggaggagctcaGTGAGGCCGACCGCAAAGCTGCCTGGGCTGAGTACGAGGCAGAG GGTGCATTCTTCTTGAATAAGGCAGCACTCAGCAGCACCAACGTTCCCAGCCCTTCCACCTCTCGTATGGCCAACAGTCTGTCATCCCTGTACAAGAAGACTAATGAGCAGCTGAAG AACATGATTAACGCCAGCCGTGACAAGGTCAGCGAGGCCATCAAGTCCCTGCATTCCTTAAAAAACCTCTCCATGGATGACTATGTGTTGCGCTTG TGGCACGATAACCCAAGTCTAGATGAGAAGCAGGTGAAAGTCCTGGCCCAGACCTGGAAAACCAGCAATGACAAGGAGCGGGAGCGAAGACAAGCCTTATATCATGACCTTCTCTCAAAACAACAATCA CTTACAATGTGCATCCAGACCATTTTGACCAGTAGAAAAACTGAAGTGACACAGACTGCCACTGTCACCAATCAGACACCAGCCTTG